A single window of Osmia bicornis bicornis chromosome 14, iOsmBic2.1, whole genome shotgun sequence DNA harbors:
- the LOC114879298 gene encoding protein tiptop isoform X2 yields MPRRKQHAPQRMKWEDGVEGSGPGTDLQGEEGDCVEDDGPISPSERGCTVVAKEEEDGDATDEEDDEDASAPTPPPSAAARLNPTILRETGPPDREPMSPRCPSRDSRESSGPATGSPPPPATRSTASPVSPSGIVPLPLGNHPLLPPHSAAMMAAYLQQTHQRLLLGHSPLSRGSVSPLVSSSCSPPAATPGLLVSPSSIGEVSPSATPLPAVLDFSTRKASSTEDDEDEQILNLSKPPTPSSSTETNNGPLDLSVPSRKRPGPEDSPPPPTRKSSRLSGAAASATTAHQEVAQAATTAGFGRPPVVSPWTSPVMASHFPYFAAAVAAAATSQQQLSPKSTAGVMEHHQQLWNGKMKPPSTLDKSYQPSEATKALEKMSELSKLGGEDMFRSSSRVTAAGASAAAAAATAAAAAAAAGNATGSTSGSRHSAWQSHWLNKGADQAKDVLKCVWCNKSFPTLAAMTTHMKEAQHCGVNTPVPGAASALHSQQGNVPNIPTSQQPHQPQTTSTSSSSGAVAAAAAAAAAAVGAGPGSGAPSNKQSPSELNLLIKETMPLPRKLVRGQDVWLGKGAEQTRQILKCMWCGQSFRSLAEMTSHMQQTQHYTNIISQEQIISWKSSDENKGGSGGSGASGGGGGAVGGGVGGGSGGGTAVPTGAASGPHPGNATGPGSGATSSHVSAVLTCKVCDQAFSSLKELSNHMVKNSHYKEHIMRSITESGGRRRQTREKRKKSLPVRKLLELERAQNEFKNGDAATGLGHTLGKHAGRITCEKCGEKIETTIFVDHIRQCIGAGTMGANQRNFLKNALMSNHLPATLPPTESGRKSVTEDSSSVSSRHHRSPSSASDATTPGKETPTPTTGDTTGSSSPSVLNAIEKLIEKSFDSRVRHGTPGLHHAQPGAPMGTSILKRLGIDESVDYTKPLVDPQTMNLLRSYQQQHQHQQQQQHYSTSTAARRERSGSESSSVSERGSGGRTETMTPERRVDLSSVGHSDGRHSHHPRVTPDKQVAPSQNLSSVRHHPATEESGDEESSATAAATAATTVVVKKEPRDEESEERGLANEDEQSQSQQSREVFVKKEIVEECRDEEEQGSFNHRRSSLHEGSEEGREVLSPRMNPPTPRSSGQPEQLGRSPCRNSTSSPTSSDRSVTPRGTPDTKGSSSLGALSSMFDSLSGAGGGGGGGGSGTGGSGGNAASGSSSTVDSQGRKTSSHPLAALQKLCDKTETRGPSGSGSRSSSGPGTASGLGSAAGSGVGASGPGSGTTPGAILAFSWACNDAVVTADSIMKCAFCDTPFISKGAYRHHLSKMHFVKDGVIPDPLTIGRSAAAAAAAAAAAAAAAAAVSQSSSIGPSTGHASSSPPTSQRNKSPPLPQANGSPSQSAASPLEESPHSKFLKYTELAKQLSSKYV; encoded by the exons GGGAGGACGGAGTCGAAGGCTCAGGGCCCGGCACGGACCTCCAAGGGGAGGAGGGCGATTGCGTGGAGGATGACGGCCCAATTAGCCCTAGCGAAAGGGGTTGTACGGTGGTGGCTAAAGAGGAAGAGGATGGTGATGCAACCGACGAAGAGGACGACGAGGACGCATCAGCGCCAACGCCACCCCCTTCCGCAGCCGCGAGACTGAATCCTACGATTCTAAGGGAAACAGGACCCCCGGACAG AGAGCCAATGAGTCCGCGCTGTCCCTCGAGAGATTCTAGGGAGTCGTCCGGTCCGGCAACCGGAAGTCCTCCACCGCCTGCCACGAGGAGTACCGCGAGTCCAGTCAGCCCGAGTGGTATCGTGCCATTGCCGCTCGGTAATCATCCTCTTTTACCACCGCATTCCGCAGCCATGATGGCAGCATACCTACAACAAACCCACCAAAGGCTACTCCTCGGCCACTCGCCACTGTCCCGAGGATCGGTGTCGCCGTTGGTTTCATCCTCGTGCTCTCCACCGGCGGCCACCCCTGGCCTGCTAGTCTCTCCCAGCAGCATCGGCGAAGTATCCCCTTCTGCCACCCCGTTACCCGCGGTCCTCGACTTTAGCACCAGAAAGGCTTCGTCGACCGAAGATGACGAGGACGAACAGATACTGAACCTGAGCAAGCCACCGACTCCTTCCTCCTCCACGGAAACGAACAACGGGCCGCTAGATCTATCGGTACCGAGCAGAAAACGACCAGGACCTGAAGACTCCCCGCCACCGCCAACTCGCAAATCGTCCAGGTTATCCGGCGCTGCCGCATCCGCCACGACGGCACACCAAGAGGTCGCGCAAGCCGCGACGACTGCTGGTTTCGGGAGGCCGCCGGTCGTTTCGCCGTGGACGTCGCCCGTCATGGCTTCCCACTTCCCCTACTTTGCTGCCGCGGTCGCGGCCGCGGCTACTAGTCAACAGCAACTTTCCCCGAAGAGTACCGCCGGTGTAATGGAGCATCACCAGCAGCTCTGGAACGGTAAGATGAAACCACCGTCGACGTTGGACAAGTCCTATCAACCGAGCGAGGCGACCAAAGCGCTCGAGAAAATGAGCGAGTTGAGCAAGCTTGGCGGAGAAGACATGTTCAGATCGAGCTCACGGGTAACGGCGGCTGGGGCGAGTGCCGCAGCCGCGGCCGCGACTGCAGCTGCCGCTGCTGCGGCCGCTGGGAACGCGACCGGTTCGACGTCCGGCAGTCGGCATAGCGCTTGGCAATCGCACTGGCTGAACAAGGGCGCCGATCAGGCGAAAGATGTCCTCAAGTGCGTCTGGTGCAATAAAAGTTTCCCCACGTTAGCCGCGATGACCACACACATGAAGGAGGCGCAACATTGCGGCGTCAACACGCCCGTCCCGGGTGCCGCGTCCGCGTTGCATTCCCAACAGGGTAACGTGCCGAACATTCCGACGTCGCAACAACCCCACCAACCGCAGACAACCTCGACGAGCAGCAGCAGTGGCGCCGTGGCCGCTGCAGCCGCGGCCGCGGCCGCGGCGGTCGGTGCTGGTCCTGGTTCCGGCGCACCGAGCAACAAGCAGAGCCCGTCCGAGCTGAATCTGCTGATCAAGGAAACGATGCCGCTACCGAGAAAGCTGGTTCGCGGTCAGGATGTGTGGCTGGGCAAGGGAGCCGAACAGACCAGGCAGATTCTTAAGTGCATGTGGTGTGGCCAGAGTTTTCGATCCCTCGCCGAAATGACGTCGCACATGCAACAAACGCAACACTACACCAACATCATCTCCCAGGAGCAAATCATCTCGTGGAAATCGTCGGACGAGAACAAGGGTGGCAGCGGTGGAAGTGGAGCAAGCGGAGGCGGCGGTGGGGCGGTTGGTGGTGGCGTGGGTGGTGGTAGTGGTGGCGGAACCGCGGTACCTACCGGTGCCGCTTCCGGACCACATCCAGGGAACGCAACTGGTCCCGGTTCCGGGGCAACCAGCAGCCACGTGAGTGCTGTGCTCACTTGCAAAGTTTGCGACCAGGCGTTTAGCTCGCTCAAGGAACTGAGCAATCACATGGTAAAGAACTCGCATTACAAGGAGCACATTATGCGTTCAATCACCGAAAGCGGAGGCAGGCGGCGACAAACGCGAGAGAAACGCAAGAAATCGTTGCCCGTGAGGAAACTGTTGGAACTCGAACGGGCTCAGAACGAGTTCAAGAACGGAGACGCTGCCACTGGTCTTGGCCACACACTCGGTAAGCACGCGGGTAGAATAACGTGCGAAAAGTGCGGCGAGAAGATCGAGACGACCATCTTTGTCGATCACATACGACAGTGCATCGGCGCGGGAACGATGGGGGCGAATCAACGCAACTTTTTAAAGAACGCGTTAATGTCCAATCATTTACCAGCAACCTTACCGCCGACCGAGAGCGGACGCAAAAGCGTCACCGAGGACAGTTCGTCCGTGTCCTCGAGGCACCATCGGTCACCCTCGTCGGCCAGCGACGCAACCACACCAGGTAAAGAGACCCCAACACCCACCACCGGCGACACTACCGGTAGTTCTTCTCCATCCGTTCTAAACGCCATCGAAAAGCTGATCGAAAAGAGTTTCGACTCTCGCGTCAGACACGGTACGCCCGGTTTGCATCACGCTCAACCTGGGGCACCGATGGGCACCAGTATCCTCAAGCGATTAGGTATCGACGAAAGCGTGGACTACACGAAACCTCTGGTGGATCCTCAAACGATGAACCTCCTACGATCTTATCAACAGCAGCATCAACatcaacaacagcagcaacatTATTCCACTAGCACCGCGGCGCGGAGAGAACGCAGCGGAAGCGAGTCGAGCTCTGTGTCCGAGCGGGGCAGCGGCGGTAGAACCGAGACGATGACACCGGAGAGGCGCGTGGATCTGTCATCGGTCGGCCACTCGGACGGTAGACATTCCCATCATCCTCGCGTCACGCCGGACAAGCAAGTCGCTCCTTCGCAAAACTTGTCCTCGGTTCGTCACCATCCCGCGACGGAGGAATCCGGTGACGAAGAGTCGTCCGCCACAGCAGCGGCCACGGCGGCGACCACGGTAGTCGTTAAGAAAGAACCCCGGGACGAAGAGTCGGAGGAACGGGGGTTGGCAAACGAGGACGAACAGTCGCAGTCACAACAGAGTCGCGAGGTGTTCGTGAAGAAGGAGATCGTGGAGGAGTGTAGAGACGAGGAGGAACAAGGTTCGTTCAATCATCGACGAAGCAGCCTGCACGAAGGTTCCGAAGAGGGTCGCGAGGTATTATCGCCTCGCATGAATCCACCAACTCCGAGGTCGAGCGGACAACCGGAACAGCTGGGTCGCAGTCCCTGTAGAAACAGCACGAGTAGTCCAACGAGCAGTGACCGTTCCGTCACGCCACGCGGAACTCCAGACACCAAAGGATCGAGCAGTCTCGGAGCCCTCTCTTCCATGTTCGACAGTTTATCCGGCGCTGGCGGTGGCGGCGGCGGGGGTGGCAGTGGGACAGGCGGAAGTGGTGGCAACGCGGCTAGTGGTTCGAGCAGCACGGTCGACTCGCAAGGCCGGAAAACCAGTAGTCACCCTTTGGCGGCTTTGCAGAAGCTTTGCGACAAGACGGAGAcaagaggtccgagcgggagtGGGTCCAGATCGAGTAGCGGTCCCGGAACTGCATCCGGTCTCGGTTCAGCGGCCGGAAGTGGAGTGGGCGCGTCAGGGCCGGGATCCGGAACAACCCCGGGTGCGATCTTAGCGTTCAGCTGGGCCTGTAACGATGCCGTGGTCACCGCCGATTCGATCATGAAGTGCGCGTTTTGCGATACACCGTTTATCTCGAAGGGCGCGTATAGGCATCATTTGTCCAAGATGCATTTTGTGAAGGACGGTGTGATTCCGGACCCGTTGACGATCGGACGATCGGCGGCGGCCGCGGCCGCGGCGGCGGCAGCAGCAGCCGCCGCTGCAGCCGCGGTCTCTCAGAGTTCGAGCATCGGCCCGTCGACCGGTCACGCTTCTTCCTCGCCACCAACTTCCCAGCGCAACAAGTCGCCACCGCTGCCGCAGGCGAACGGCAGCCCATCTCAGTCAGCGGCCTCTCCCCTAGAGGAGAGCCCGCACTCCAAATTTCTCAAGTATACGGAGCTGGCCAAACAATTGTCCAGCAAGTACGTATAG
- the LOC114879298 gene encoding protein tiptop isoform X3, which yields MDNGDINLREDGVEGSGPGTDLQGEEGDCVEDDGPISPSERGCTVVAKEEEDGDATDEEDDEDASAPTPPPSAAARLNPTILRETGPPDREPMSPRCPSRDSRESSGPATGSPPPPATRSTASPVSPSGIVPLPLGNHPLLPPHSAAMMAAYLQQTHQRLLLGHSPLSRGSVSPLVSSSCSPPAATPGLLVSPSSIGEVSPSATPLPAVLDFSTRKASSTEDDEDEQILNLSKPPTPSSSTETNNGPLDLSVPSRKRPGPEDSPPPPTRKSSRLSGAAASATTAHQEVAQAATTAGFGRPPVVSPWTSPVMASHFPYFAAAVAAAATSQQQLSPKSTAGVMEHHQQLWNGKMKPPSTLDKSYQPSEATKALEKMSELSKLGGEDMFRSSSRVTAAGASAAAAAATAAAAAAAAGNATGSTSGSRHSAWQSHWLNKGADQAKDVLKCVWCNKSFPTLAAMTTHMKEAQHCGVNTPVPGAASALHSQQGNVPNIPTSQQPHQPQTTSTSSSSGAVAAAAAAAAAAVGAGPGSGAPSNKQSPSELNLLIKETMPLPRKLVRGQDVWLGKGAEQTRQILKCMWCGQSFRSLAEMTSHMQQTQHYTNIISQEQIISWKSSDENKGGSGGSGASGGGGGAVGGGVGGGSGGGTAVPTGAASGPHPGNATGPGSGATSSHVSAVLTCKVCDQAFSSLKELSNHMVKNSHYKEHIMRSITESGGRRRQTREKRKKSLPVRKLLELERAQNEFKNGDAATGLGHTLGKHAGRITCEKCGEKIETTIFVDHIRQCIGAGTMGANQRNFLKNALMSNHLPATLPPTESGRKSVTEDSSSVSSRHHRSPSSASDATTPGKETPTPTTGDTTGSSSPSVLNAIEKLIEKSFDSRVRHGTPGLHHAQPGAPMGTSILKRLGIDESVDYTKPLVDPQTMNLLRSYQQQHQHQQQQQHYSTSTAARRERSGSESSSVSERGSGGRTETMTPERRVDLSSVGHSDGRHSHHPRVTPDKQVAPSQNLSSVRHHPATEESGDEESSATAAATAATTVVVKKEPRDEESEERGLANEDEQSQSQQSREVFVKKEIVEECRDEEEQGSFNHRRSSLHEGSEEGREVLSPRMNPPTPRSSGQPEQLGRSPCRNSTSSPTSSDRSVTPRGTPDTKGSSSLGALSSMFDSLSGAGGGGGGGGSGTGGSGGNAASGSSSTVDSQGRKTSSHPLAALQKLCDKTETRGPSGSGSRSSSGPGTASGLGSAAGSGVGASGPGSGTTPGAILAFSWACNDAVVTADSIMKCAFCDTPFISKGAYRHHLSKMHFVKDGVIPDPLTIGRSAAAAAAAAAAAAAAAAAVSQSSSIGPSTGHASSSPPTSQRNKSPPLPQANGSPSQSAASPLEESPHSKFLKYTELAKQLSSKYV from the exons ATGGACAATGGGGACATAAATCTGC GGGAGGACGGAGTCGAAGGCTCAGGGCCCGGCACGGACCTCCAAGGGGAGGAGGGCGATTGCGTGGAGGATGACGGCCCAATTAGCCCTAGCGAAAGGGGTTGTACGGTGGTGGCTAAAGAGGAAGAGGATGGTGATGCAACCGACGAAGAGGACGACGAGGACGCATCAGCGCCAACGCCACCCCCTTCCGCAGCCGCGAGACTGAATCCTACGATTCTAAGGGAAACAGGACCCCCGGACAG AGAGCCAATGAGTCCGCGCTGTCCCTCGAGAGATTCTAGGGAGTCGTCCGGTCCGGCAACCGGAAGTCCTCCACCGCCTGCCACGAGGAGTACCGCGAGTCCAGTCAGCCCGAGTGGTATCGTGCCATTGCCGCTCGGTAATCATCCTCTTTTACCACCGCATTCCGCAGCCATGATGGCAGCATACCTACAACAAACCCACCAAAGGCTACTCCTCGGCCACTCGCCACTGTCCCGAGGATCGGTGTCGCCGTTGGTTTCATCCTCGTGCTCTCCACCGGCGGCCACCCCTGGCCTGCTAGTCTCTCCCAGCAGCATCGGCGAAGTATCCCCTTCTGCCACCCCGTTACCCGCGGTCCTCGACTTTAGCACCAGAAAGGCTTCGTCGACCGAAGATGACGAGGACGAACAGATACTGAACCTGAGCAAGCCACCGACTCCTTCCTCCTCCACGGAAACGAACAACGGGCCGCTAGATCTATCGGTACCGAGCAGAAAACGACCAGGACCTGAAGACTCCCCGCCACCGCCAACTCGCAAATCGTCCAGGTTATCCGGCGCTGCCGCATCCGCCACGACGGCACACCAAGAGGTCGCGCAAGCCGCGACGACTGCTGGTTTCGGGAGGCCGCCGGTCGTTTCGCCGTGGACGTCGCCCGTCATGGCTTCCCACTTCCCCTACTTTGCTGCCGCGGTCGCGGCCGCGGCTACTAGTCAACAGCAACTTTCCCCGAAGAGTACCGCCGGTGTAATGGAGCATCACCAGCAGCTCTGGAACGGTAAGATGAAACCACCGTCGACGTTGGACAAGTCCTATCAACCGAGCGAGGCGACCAAAGCGCTCGAGAAAATGAGCGAGTTGAGCAAGCTTGGCGGAGAAGACATGTTCAGATCGAGCTCACGGGTAACGGCGGCTGGGGCGAGTGCCGCAGCCGCGGCCGCGACTGCAGCTGCCGCTGCTGCGGCCGCTGGGAACGCGACCGGTTCGACGTCCGGCAGTCGGCATAGCGCTTGGCAATCGCACTGGCTGAACAAGGGCGCCGATCAGGCGAAAGATGTCCTCAAGTGCGTCTGGTGCAATAAAAGTTTCCCCACGTTAGCCGCGATGACCACACACATGAAGGAGGCGCAACATTGCGGCGTCAACACGCCCGTCCCGGGTGCCGCGTCCGCGTTGCATTCCCAACAGGGTAACGTGCCGAACATTCCGACGTCGCAACAACCCCACCAACCGCAGACAACCTCGACGAGCAGCAGCAGTGGCGCCGTGGCCGCTGCAGCCGCGGCCGCGGCCGCGGCGGTCGGTGCTGGTCCTGGTTCCGGCGCACCGAGCAACAAGCAGAGCCCGTCCGAGCTGAATCTGCTGATCAAGGAAACGATGCCGCTACCGAGAAAGCTGGTTCGCGGTCAGGATGTGTGGCTGGGCAAGGGAGCCGAACAGACCAGGCAGATTCTTAAGTGCATGTGGTGTGGCCAGAGTTTTCGATCCCTCGCCGAAATGACGTCGCACATGCAACAAACGCAACACTACACCAACATCATCTCCCAGGAGCAAATCATCTCGTGGAAATCGTCGGACGAGAACAAGGGTGGCAGCGGTGGAAGTGGAGCAAGCGGAGGCGGCGGTGGGGCGGTTGGTGGTGGCGTGGGTGGTGGTAGTGGTGGCGGAACCGCGGTACCTACCGGTGCCGCTTCCGGACCACATCCAGGGAACGCAACTGGTCCCGGTTCCGGGGCAACCAGCAGCCACGTGAGTGCTGTGCTCACTTGCAAAGTTTGCGACCAGGCGTTTAGCTCGCTCAAGGAACTGAGCAATCACATGGTAAAGAACTCGCATTACAAGGAGCACATTATGCGTTCAATCACCGAAAGCGGAGGCAGGCGGCGACAAACGCGAGAGAAACGCAAGAAATCGTTGCCCGTGAGGAAACTGTTGGAACTCGAACGGGCTCAGAACGAGTTCAAGAACGGAGACGCTGCCACTGGTCTTGGCCACACACTCGGTAAGCACGCGGGTAGAATAACGTGCGAAAAGTGCGGCGAGAAGATCGAGACGACCATCTTTGTCGATCACATACGACAGTGCATCGGCGCGGGAACGATGGGGGCGAATCAACGCAACTTTTTAAAGAACGCGTTAATGTCCAATCATTTACCAGCAACCTTACCGCCGACCGAGAGCGGACGCAAAAGCGTCACCGAGGACAGTTCGTCCGTGTCCTCGAGGCACCATCGGTCACCCTCGTCGGCCAGCGACGCAACCACACCAGGTAAAGAGACCCCAACACCCACCACCGGCGACACTACCGGTAGTTCTTCTCCATCCGTTCTAAACGCCATCGAAAAGCTGATCGAAAAGAGTTTCGACTCTCGCGTCAGACACGGTACGCCCGGTTTGCATCACGCTCAACCTGGGGCACCGATGGGCACCAGTATCCTCAAGCGATTAGGTATCGACGAAAGCGTGGACTACACGAAACCTCTGGTGGATCCTCAAACGATGAACCTCCTACGATCTTATCAACAGCAGCATCAACatcaacaacagcagcaacatTATTCCACTAGCACCGCGGCGCGGAGAGAACGCAGCGGAAGCGAGTCGAGCTCTGTGTCCGAGCGGGGCAGCGGCGGTAGAACCGAGACGATGACACCGGAGAGGCGCGTGGATCTGTCATCGGTCGGCCACTCGGACGGTAGACATTCCCATCATCCTCGCGTCACGCCGGACAAGCAAGTCGCTCCTTCGCAAAACTTGTCCTCGGTTCGTCACCATCCCGCGACGGAGGAATCCGGTGACGAAGAGTCGTCCGCCACAGCAGCGGCCACGGCGGCGACCACGGTAGTCGTTAAGAAAGAACCCCGGGACGAAGAGTCGGAGGAACGGGGGTTGGCAAACGAGGACGAACAGTCGCAGTCACAACAGAGTCGCGAGGTGTTCGTGAAGAAGGAGATCGTGGAGGAGTGTAGAGACGAGGAGGAACAAGGTTCGTTCAATCATCGACGAAGCAGCCTGCACGAAGGTTCCGAAGAGGGTCGCGAGGTATTATCGCCTCGCATGAATCCACCAACTCCGAGGTCGAGCGGACAACCGGAACAGCTGGGTCGCAGTCCCTGTAGAAACAGCACGAGTAGTCCAACGAGCAGTGACCGTTCCGTCACGCCACGCGGAACTCCAGACACCAAAGGATCGAGCAGTCTCGGAGCCCTCTCTTCCATGTTCGACAGTTTATCCGGCGCTGGCGGTGGCGGCGGCGGGGGTGGCAGTGGGACAGGCGGAAGTGGTGGCAACGCGGCTAGTGGTTCGAGCAGCACGGTCGACTCGCAAGGCCGGAAAACCAGTAGTCACCCTTTGGCGGCTTTGCAGAAGCTTTGCGACAAGACGGAGAcaagaggtccgagcgggagtGGGTCCAGATCGAGTAGCGGTCCCGGAACTGCATCCGGTCTCGGTTCAGCGGCCGGAAGTGGAGTGGGCGCGTCAGGGCCGGGATCCGGAACAACCCCGGGTGCGATCTTAGCGTTCAGCTGGGCCTGTAACGATGCCGTGGTCACCGCCGATTCGATCATGAAGTGCGCGTTTTGCGATACACCGTTTATCTCGAAGGGCGCGTATAGGCATCATTTGTCCAAGATGCATTTTGTGAAGGACGGTGTGATTCCGGACCCGTTGACGATCGGACGATCGGCGGCGGCCGCGGCCGCGGCGGCGGCAGCAGCAGCCGCCGCTGCAGCCGCGGTCTCTCAGAGTTCGAGCATCGGCCCGTCGACCGGTCACGCTTCTTCCTCGCCACCAACTTCCCAGCGCAACAAGTCGCCACCGCTGCCGCAGGCGAACGGCAGCCCATCTCAGTCAGCGGCCTCTCCCCTAGAGGAGAGCCCGCACTCCAAATTTCTCAAGTATACGGAGCTGGCCAAACAATTGTCCAGCAAGTACGTATAG